TGGTGTTGTTACAAACGGTGAAACAGTTAACTATAAATGATCAAAAGCATCAGGTGAAGTTATTGATCATGAAATAATAAAATATTTAAAAGCAAAAGAAGGTATTTTATTGGGTGACGTTAGTTCAGAAGCTGTTAAAATAGCTGTTGGTTCAGTTGTTAAAAGCAAAGAACCATTAAAAATTAAAGCTTATGGTTATGATTTAAATTCATCAAGACCTAAAGAAGTTGAAGTTCAAGATAAAGATATTTCAAAAATTATACTTTCGGTTTTTGGAAATATTACAAACACAATAACTTCTTTATTAGAAGAAACCCAAAGTGAAGTTGCTGGAGATATAATTAAAAACGGTTTAATAATAACAGGTGGTTTGGCAAAAATTCCAGGTGTTAAATTGTTCTTTGAGAATTTCTTTGAAATTCCAGTTGTTGTTGCTAAAAATGCAGGAACCTCTACAATTGAAGGTGCAATTATGCACAAAGATAAGACAATGGATACAATAGAAGAAATGGAATTAACAAAAACAACATATCTTTGATAATAAGACTAAGTCTTATTTTTTTATTTATAAAAAAGTAGTGATTTTTTTTATAAAATATAATAGTAGAATTTAGAGGTTGCTATGAATATATTGATAAATAAGATTAAAAGAATAATAGAACAAGCTATCAGTAAACTTGGATTAAAAGGTGGTGTTATAGTTGAAAGACCTAAGTTGATCCAAGACGCTGATTTTGCAACAAATTTCGCTTTAATAAATTCAAAAATAAATAATTCAAACCCAATTCAATTAGCAGAATTAATAGTTAACGAAATAAAAAATAATGAATTGTTTGAAAATGTGGAATTTGTAAAACCAGGTTTTATTAATTTTAGAATTAATAAAGAGTATTTATCAGAAGTTGTTCAAAATATAATTGATTTAGGAAGCGATTTTGGTAAGTCAAACAAAAAGAATAAAAAATATAATCTAGAACTTGTATCAGCAAATCCAACAGGATATTTACATGTGGGTCACGCAAGAAATGGAGCAATTGGAGATTCAGTAGCTAGAATTTTAAAATTTGCTGGTTATGATGTAGAAACAGAATACTATACAAATGATGCTGGAAATCAAATTAATATTTCAGCAGCAACCCTATTCTTTCACTACAAAGAAATTTTAGGCTTACCAGTTACAAAACCAGAAGAAACTTATGGTGGAGACATGTATCCTGAGGTTGCACAAATTTTTGTTAATGAATATAAAGACAAATTTAAAGATGTTGAAATTATTGATAATAAAATAAATAACGAGGAAGTAAATAATTTATTCAGATCTAAATCAGTTATTTATTTTATGAATGAAATCAAAAAACAACTTTCCGATTTTGGAGTAAATATAGATTTATATTCAAGTGAAGCTAAAATGTATGAGAACAACTCTATAAATAAAATAGTTGATAAATATAGGGAATTAGGAGCAACTTTTGAACAAGATGATGCTCTTTGATTAAAAACAACTCAATTTGGAGACGACAAAGATAGAGTTCTTAAAAAAACAGATGGTAGTTTTACTTACATCACTCCGGACATTGCAGCTCACAGCGATAGAATTGAAAGATCTAAAGCAGATAAATATATAAATTTCTGAGGCGGAGACCACCATGGTTATATAGTTAGACTAAGATCAGGGCTC
This genomic interval from Spiroplasma monobiae MQ-1 contains the following:
- the argS gene encoding arginine--tRNA ligase; translated protein: MNILINKIKRIIEQAISKLGLKGGVIVERPKLIQDADFATNFALINSKINNSNPIQLAELIVNEIKNNELFENVEFVKPGFINFRINKEYLSEVVQNIIDLGSDFGKSNKKNKKYNLELVSANPTGYLHVGHARNGAIGDSVARILKFAGYDVETEYYTNDAGNQINISAATLFFHYKEILGLPVTKPEETYGGDMYPEVAQIFVNEYKDKFKDVEIIDNKINNEEVNNLFRSKSVIYFMNEIKKQLSDFGVNIDLYSSEAKMYENNSINKIVDKYRELGATFEQDDALWLKTTQFGDDKDRVLKKTDGSFTYITPDIAAHSDRIERSKADKYINFWGGDHHGYIVRLRSGLALLGYEFDLVDIDMIQMVRLMKDGQEYKMSKRKGTAVWLVDLLEMVGKDAIRYMLVSKTPSSHMDFDLDLALEKNSTNPVYYAQYATARCNKIIQSLDNLDLKINKEIKFESQKEKELIILLDSFNSIIEYAGSSRLPNIVCDYIQTLAKAFHSYYSETKILDNDNKKLTNQRVLLVKSVYQVLSNAFGLIGIEVKDSM
- a CDS encoding rod shape-determining protein — encoded protein: MARVSLRSRRHIAIDIGTSKTRIFIEQLGMVFNEASLIALDYKTRKVIAIGDEAKKFVGKMSGAMQIKHLLKRGVLTDMNLLKLFLSSILSKYEEETKNAVVTLACPISMSELERKALVESIKSIGVSHVLVQDDIKLALLGAGFNVYGTDSYMCLDMGAGKTTIGVVTNGETVNYKWSKASGEVIDHEIIKYLKAKEGILLGDVSSEAVKIAVGSVVKSKEPLKIKAYGYDLNSSRPKEVEVQDKDISKIILSVFGNITNTITSLLEETQSEVAGDIIKNGLIITGGLAKIPGVKLFFENFFEIPVVVAKNAGTSTIEGAIMHKDKTMDTIEEMELTKTTYLW